From a region of the Castanea sativa cultivar Marrone di Chiusa Pesio chromosome 10, ASM4071231v1 genome:
- the LOC142613927 gene encoding long-chain-alcohol oxidase FAO4A-like: MDSLIALCDTFLPSIDVSNLTINDSVVKFYTTSASMAGTPERVGALISDRLKHPKKWLMRVALWVLSTWIGTLILCGRASLSSQFPYFQRFSQVSPQKREEIVLSLSLSYFYLLRMLSKAMKILTLYAFFTQVDGKDENLSWKAIDYSGPDPEFKTQIEQSKPLKINGSEESDEEEDGGKELLYGPLYRGLINLKKPRNMAANTLHRLGFPVSVLSQKTNPPSLSYPSLIIQCDAVVIGSGSGGGVVAGVLAKAGYKVLVLEKGNYCARKNLSLLEGPTLDQMYLSSGLLATDDMGVLVLAGSTVGGGSTINWSASIKTPQHVINEWCDRYELELFGSELYKEALDVVCEKMGVQSKFQDEGFNNAVLRQGCRELGYPVKNIPRNSPPDHYCGWCCLGCKDGRKKGTSETWLVDLVNSGNGAILPGCEAIKVLTKTKKGRDRKTATGVAFEFEYNGAKDIAVIESKVTIVACGAISTPALLKKSGLKNGNIGKNLHLHPVTMAWGYFPDTPLPNVWPEEDKKSYEGGIMTAMSTVVANLDGSGYGAIIQTPSLHPGTFSILMPWISGTDIKNRMCRFSRTAHIFALARDKGSGTVVSPNSINYQMEVSDEENLKTGLEKILRILTAAGAEEIGTHHCQGKTLNVKNVGSTEFERFVKEESSRALRGLSMPICSAHQMGSCRMGVDVKKSVVNQMGETWEVERLFVADTSVFPTALGVNPMVTVQAIAYCTAQSALQVLRGKIQC; this comes from the exons ATGGATTCACTCATTGCTCTTTGTGACACCTTCTTGCCGTCCATTGATGTTTCCAACCTTACAATTAATGACTCTGTTGTCAAATTCTACACCACTTCTGCTTCTATGGCTGGCACTCCAGAACGA GTTGGGGCACTGATAAGCGACAGACTGAAACACCCAAAGAAGTGGCTTATGAGAGTGGCATTATGGGTGTTATCAACTTGGATTGGGACCTTAATACTATGTGGGAGAGCAAGCCTTTCTAGTCAATTTCCATACTTTCAAAGATTTTCTCAGGTATCAccacaaaaaagagaagaaatagtGCTTTCATTATCTCTTAGTTATTTCTATCTACTAAGAATGCTCAGCAAGGCCATGAAGATTCTCACACTCTATGCTTTCTTCACTCAG GTAGATGGGAAGGATGAGAACCTATCATGGAAAGCAATTGACTATAGTGGACCCGACCCAGAATTCAAAACCCAAATAGAACAGTCAaagccattaaaaataaatggatcTGAAGAAtctgatgaagaagaagatggtggTAAAGAATTGTTGTATGGACCTCTTTACAGAGGCCTCATCAATCTAAAAAAACCACGGAACATGGCTGCAAATACTCTACATCGACTTGGATTTCCTGTCTCAGTTCTTTCTCAGAAAACCAATCCTCCCAGCCTATCTTATCCTTCTTTAATTATCCAATGTGATGCAGTAGTGATTGGCTCTGGCTCaggtggtggtgttgttgcTGGTGTTCTAGCGAAGGCCGGTTACAAAGTGCTTGTATTGGAGAAAGGAAATTATTGTGCCAGGaaaaatctctctcttcttGAAGGCCCAACTTTGGATCAAATGTACCTGTCCAGTGGTTTGTTGGCAACTGATGATATGGGTGTATTAGTACTTGCAGGCTCCACAGTCGGCGGAGGCTCTACAATTAACTGGTCAGCTTCAATTAAGACACCCCAGCATGTAATTAATGAATGGTGTGATCGCTATGAACTTGAACTATTTGGCAGTGAACTGTACAAAGAAGCTTTGGATGTTGTCTGTGAAAAAATGGGAGTTCAGTCCAAATTCCAAGATGAAGGATTCAATAATGCGGTCTTGAGACAAGGTTGTCGAGAATTGGGTTATCCTGTGAAAAACATACCAAGAAATTCACCGCCGGATCATTATTGTGGTTGGTGTTGTCTTGGCTGCAAGGATGGAAGAAAGAAAGGCACGTCCGAAACATGGCTTGTGGACTTGGTAAATTCAGGCAATGGTGCAATTCTTCCCGGTTGTGAGGCCATTAAAGTCTTAACCAAGACAAAGAAAGGAAGAGATAGGAAGACAGCAACTGGGGTTGCTTTCGAATTTGAGTACAACGGAGCAAAAGACATTGCTGTGATAGAGTCGAAGGTGACTATAGTTGCGTGTGGCGCCATCAGTACACCTGCATTGTTGAAAAAAAGTGGCTTGAAGAATGGTAACATTGGTAAGAACTTGCATCTCCATCCAGTGACAATGGCATGGGGCTACTTTCCAGATACACCTTTACCCAATGTTTGGCCAGAGGAAGACAAGAAGAGCTATGAAGGAGGGATAATGACAGCAATGTCTACAGTTGTGGCAAATTTGGATGGGTCTGGATATGGTGCCATAATACAGACGCCTTCATTGCACCCTGGTACATTCTCAATTTTAATGCCATGGATTTCTGGGACAGATATAAAAAACAGAATGTGCAGGTTTTCTAGGACTGCCCATATATTTGCATTGGCAAGGGATAAAGGATCAGGAACAGTGGTTTCACCAAACTCAATCAATTACCAAATGGAAGTTTCTGATGAAGAGAATCTAAAGACAGGGCTAGAAAAGATACTGAGGATATTGACAGCAGCAGGAGCTGAAGAAATTGGGACTCATCACTGCCAAGGAAAGACCTTAAACGTGAAGAACGTGGGCTCAACTGAATTTGAGAGGTTTGTGAAAGAGGAGAGTTCCAGGGCATTGAGAGGCCTTTCGATGCCGATATGTTCAGCACATCAGATGGGGAGTTGTAGGATGGGGGTTGATGTAAAGAAATCAGTGGTGAACCAGATGGGAGAAACATGGGAGGTAGAGAGATTGTTTGTGGCAGATACAAGTGTGTTTCCAACAGCTTTAGGTGTTAATCCAATGGTCACTGTTCAGGCTATAGCTTATTGCACTGCTCAATCAGCTCTCCAAGTTCTTAGGGGGAAAATCCAGTGTTAG
- the LOC142614087 gene encoding long-chain-alcohol oxidase FAO4A-like has product MESPKANEKEEHTVFKIDNFGTQDLLVEGERSHSQAYVNSLSSWEMDTLTALCDTFLPSIDVSNVTSNDSVVKFYTTSASMAGTPERVGGLISERLNHPKKWLIRVALWVLSTWIGTLILCGKASLSGQFPYFQRFSQVSWQKREEIVLSLSLSYFYLLRMFIKAMKILTLYVFFTQVDEKDDNLSWKAIGYSGPDPEFKTQTEQSKSLKKIGYKESDEEEDGSKEWFWGPLYRGLINLKKSQDMAANILRRLGFPVSVLSQKTNPPSLSYPSLIIQCDAVVIGSGSGGGVVAGVLAKAGYKVLVLEKGNYCARKNLSLLEGPAMDQMYLSSGLLATDDMGVLVLAGSTVGGGSTINWSASLKTPQHVINEWCDRYELELFGSELYKEALDVVCEKMGVQSKFQDEGFNNAVLRQGCRELGYPVKNIPRNSPPDHYCGWCCLGCKDGRKKGTSETWLVDLVNSGNGAILPGCEAIKVLTKTIKGRDRKTATGVAFEFEYNGAKDIAVIESKVTIVACGAISTPALLKKSGLKNGNIGKNLHLHPVTMAWGYFPDTHLPNVWPEEDKKSYEGGIMTAMSTVVANLDGSGYGAVIQTPSLHPGTFSILMPWISGTDIKNRMSRFSRTAHIFALARDKGSGTVVSPSSISYPMEVADEESLKKGLEKILRILAAAGAEEIGTHHCKGKTLNVKKVSSHEFERFVKEESSRPLRGLSAPLCSAHQMGSCRMGVDPKKSAVNQMGETWEVEGLFVADTSVFPTALGVNPMVTVQAIAYCTAQSALQVLRKKN; this is encoded by the exons ATGGAGTCACCAAAGGctaatgaaaaagaagaacacaCGGTGTTTAAGATAGATAATTTTGGCACACAAGACCTTCTTGTAGAAGGAGAGAGATCCCACTCGCAGGCGTATGTAAACTCTTTGTCTTCTTGGGAGATGGACACACTCACTGCGCTTTGTGACACCTTCTTGCCTTCCATTGATGTTTCCAACGTTACAAGCAATGACTCTGTTGTCAAATTCTACACCACTTCTGCTTCAATGGCTGGCACTCCAGAACGA GTGGGGGGGTTGATAAGTGAGAGACTGAACCACCCAAAGAAGTGGCTGATCAGAGTGGCGTTATGGGTGTTATCAACTTGGATTGGGACCTTAATACTATGTGGGAAAGCAAGCCTTTCTGGTCAATTTCCATACTTTCAAAGATTTTCTCAGGTATCTTGGcaaaaaagggaagaaataGTGCTTTCATTATCTCTTAGTTATTTTTATCTTCTAAGAATGTTCATCAAGGCCATGAAGATTCTCACACTCTATGTTTTCTTCACTCAG GTGGATGAGAAGGATGATAACCTATCATGGAAAGCAATTGGTTATAGTGGACCTGACCCAGAATTCAAAACCCAAACTGAGCAGTCcaagtcattaaaaaaaattggatataaAGAAtctgatgaagaagaagatggtagTAAAGAATGGTTTTGGGGACCTCTTTACAGAGGCCTCATCAATCTAAAAAAATCACAGGACATGGCTGCAAATATTCTACGTCGACTTGGATTTCCTGTCTCAGTTCTTTCTCAGAAAACCAATCCTCCCAGCCTATCTTATCCTTCTTTAATTATCCAATGTGATGCAGTAGTGATTGGTTCTGGCTCaggtggtggtgttgttgcTGGTGTTCTAGCAAAGGCCGGTTACAAAGTGCTTGTATTGGAGAAAGGAAACTATTGTGCCAGGAAAAATCTGTCTCTTCTTGAAGGCCCAGCTATGGATCAAATGTACCTATCCAGTGGTTTGTTGGCAACTGATGATATGGGTGTATTAGTACTTGCAGGCTCCACAGTCGGGGGAGGCTCTACAATCAACTGGTCAGCTTCACTTAAGACACCCCAGCATGTAATTAATGAATGGTGTGATCGCTATGAACTTGAACTATTCGGCAGTGAACTATACAAAGAAGCTTTGGATGTTGTCTGTGAAAAAATGGGAGTTCAGTCCAAATTCCAAGATGAAGGATTCAATAATGCGGTCTTGAGACAAGGTTGTCGAGAATTGGGTTATCCTGTGAAAAACATACCAAGAAATTCACCCCCGGATCATTATTGTGGTTGGTGTTGTCTTGGCTGCAAGGATGGAAGAAAGAAAGGCACATCCGAAACATGGCTTGTGGACTTGGTAAATTCAGGCAATGGTGCAATTCTTCCCGGTTGCGAGGCCATTAAAGTCTTAACCAAGACAATAAAAGGAAGAGACAGGAAGACAGCAACTGGGGTTGCTTTCGAATTTGAGTACAACGGAGCAAAAGACATTGCTGTGATAGAGTCTAAGGTGACTATAGTTGCGTGTGGCGCCATCAGTACACCTGCATTGTTGAAAAAAAGTGGCTTGAAGAATGGTAACATTGGTAAGAACTTGCATCTCCATCCAGTGACAATGGCATGGGGCTACTTTCCAGATACACATTTACCCAATGTTTGGCCAGAGGAAGACAAGAAGAGCTATGAAGGAGGGATAATGACAGCAATGTCTACAGTTGTTGCAAATTTGGATGGGTCTGGATATGGTGCCGTAATACAGACGCCTTCATTGCACCCTGGTACATTCTCAATTTTAATGCCGTGGATTTCTGGGACAGATATAAAAAACAGAATGAGCAGGTTTTCTAGGACTGCCCATATATTTGCATTGGCAAGGGATAAAGGATCAGGAACAGTGGTTTCACCAAGCTCAATCAGTTACCCAATGGAAGTTGCTGATGAAGAGAGTCTAAAGAAAGGCTTAGAAAAGATACTGAGGATATTGGCAGCAGCAGGAGCTGAAGAAATTGGGACTCATCACTGCAAAGGAAAGACCTTAAATGTAAAGAAAGTAAGCTCACATGAGTTTGAGAGATTTGTGAAAGAGGAGAGTTCAAGGCCATTGAGAGGCCTTTCGGCACCATTATGTTCAGCACATCAGATGGGGAGTTGTAGGATGGGGGTTGATCCAAAGAAATCAGCGGTGAACCAGATGGGAGAAACATGGGAGGTAGAGGGATTGTTTGTGGCAGATACAAGTGTGTTTCCAACAGCTTTAGGTGTTAATCCAATGGTCACTGTTCAGGCTATTGCTTATTGCACTGCTCAATCAGCTCTTCAAGTTCTTAGGAAGAAAAATTAG